From the Cucurbita pepo subsp. pepo cultivar mu-cu-16 chromosome LG05, ASM280686v2, whole genome shotgun sequence genome, one window contains:
- the LOC111794759 gene encoding nascent polypeptide-associated complex subunit alpha-like protein 2: protein MPSAPVADSTEPEKEAVQISSSAAELEKKLQFDDKPVVEDVEDDDDDDDDEDDDDGKENGALDGGSNESSKQSRSEKKSRKAMLKLGMKPVTGVSRVTIKRTKNILFFISKPDVFKSPNSETYVIFGEAKIEDLSSQLQTQAAQQFKMPDMGQVMGGKSEISGSSAAGALVEEEEEEIDESGVEDRDIDLVMTQAGVSRTKAVKALKTHDGDIVSAIMELTT, encoded by the exons ATGCCGTCTGCTCCCGTCGCCGACTCCACCGAGCCTGAGAAGGAGGCCGTCCAAATCTCGTCGTCTGCAGCCGAATTAGAGAAGAAGCTTCAG TTCGATGACAAACCGGTTGTTGAAGACGTTGAGGATGACGATGACGACGATGACGACGAGGATGATGACGACGGAAAGGAGAACGGGGCTCTTG ACGGAGGTTCAAATGAGAGTTCAAAGCAGAGCAGGAGTGAAAAGAAGAGTCGCAAGGCGATGCTGAAGCTGGGTATGAAACCAGTTACTGGTGTTAGCAGAGTCACCAttaaaagaaccaagaac atattgtttttcatatcAAAACCTGATGTGTTCAAAAGTCCAAACTCTGAGACGTATGTGATATTTGGAGAGGCAAAGATAGAGGATTTGAGTTCTCAGTTGCAGACACAAGCTGCCCAGCAATTCAAGATGCCAGACATGGGACAGGTGATGGGAGGAAAATCAGAGATTTCTGGCAGTAGTGCAGCTGGagcattggttgaagaggaagaggaagagattgATGAATCTGGGGTGGAGGACAGGGACATTGATTTGGTAATGACACAGGCTGGGGTGTCCAGAACCAAGGCCGTCAAGGCCCTCAAGACTCACGACGGGGACATTGTCAGTGCCATAATGGAGCTCACAACTTGA
- the LOC111795337 gene encoding NDR1/HIN1-like protein 26 gives MSREDVKSPKHCANKQQLKLDKRYKKLFLAASATLSTISLLILLLWLILRPSKPEFALRQADVYQLNLIDLHLLNSSIQLTLSSKNPNQKMGIFYDQLQVYAAYKGQQITMGTSLPGFYQGQEESNLLTAFLAGSSVPVAPSFGYEVGRDQSAGRFVLKIKAMGRLRWKLGSWVSGRYRFNVDCVAVMPFGPTLPTAPLTLSQPTRCSTTL, from the coding sequence ATGTCTCGAGAAGACGTGAAATCCCCCAAACACTGCGCCAATAAGCAACAATTGAAGCTCGACAAGCGCTACAAGAAGCTGTTCCTCGCAGCATCAGCAACCTTATCCACAATTTCTCTGCTCATCCTCCTCCTCTGGCTCATCCTCCGCCCATCCAAGCCAGAGTTCGCCCTGCGCCAGGCGGATGTCTACCAGCTCAACCTCATAGACCTTCACCTCCTCAACTCCTCCATTCAGCTCACCCTCTCATccaaaaacccaaatcaaaaaaTGGGTATCTTCTACGACCAGCTCCAAGTATACGCTGCTTACAAAGGGCAACAGATAACCATGGGCACCTCCCTCCCAGGCTTCTACCAGGGGCAAGAAGAAAGCAATTTGTTGACGGCTTTCTTGGCCGGCAGCAGCGTGCCGGTGGCGCCGTCGTTTGGGTATGAAGTAGGGCGTGATCAAAGCGCTGGGCGGTTCGTGCTCAAAATCAAAGCCATGGGGCGGCTGCGATGGAAGCTGGGGAGCTGGGTTTCTGGGCGCTACCGATTTAATGTGGATTGTGTTGCGGTGATGCCTTTTGGGCCAACGCTCCCGACGGCGCCCCTCACTTTGAGCCAACCCACTCGCTGCTCCACAACGCTTTGA
- the LOC111795336 gene encoding two-component response regulator-like APRR9 isoform X3, giving the protein MAEAVVATSEDVDFGYATAEIENNRESSSNGLGIGIKWECLLPKVMLRVLLVEADDSTRQIITALLRKSCYRVAAVPDGMKAWEILKARPRNVDLILAEVELPSMSGFSLLTLIMGHETCKNIPVIMMSSEDSISTVYKCMMKGAADYLVKPLRRNELSHLWQHVWRRQASSNVRTDIQEKVEVTSENETASNHSTDYVAGVERNDNNTEKGSDTQSSSTKVDFEAGSKMQESSQPRQEKASSNDFKLQKDGGHINLSQRLAIHENESGGLAMSCYANDDLPITLSMGLEPTNDGRSPYIASEAEDLLANPSRDATALNHACINYPDDYQRRSPSTVAATNNFGSALHLDLSLRRCQPNDFEDRAAEGRATLKHSSASAFTRYTSRPLQTLPAKSSSICDEQKEFGSNPEHIGSIAATPTSDTINTTLSLQNSNTSMPLMTSLSALSEVAKSSTSETETPHQVTVKDLMSSSQCSGHGSLLSPNLCTQGGASSSPCSTLVTHPEPILAKQTVYPLNLENHNLEQFLNQHPNTSDPGSRKLENSGKKLEYAENQGHISPTTDHSANSSLCGGNTSHVRSVGYPSTCGSNNNVDRVGIAARVTSESKNEEALSYQGGDPHRSSQREAALTKFRLKRKDRCYDKKVRYESRKKLAEQRPRVKGQFVRRVYTDDPLPAESNVNTSNGEI; this is encoded by the exons ATGGCTGAG GCCGTGGTGGCGACTTCTGAGGATGTGGATTTTGGTTATGCGACGGCCGAGATCGAGAACAATAGAGAAAGCAGTTCAAATGGACTTGGGATTGGGATCAAGTGGGAGTGCCTTTTGCCCAAGGTTATGCTCAGGGTCTTGCTCGTTGAAGCGGACGATTCCACCAGACAGATTATCACTGCTCTTCTCCGCAAGTCCTGCTACCGAg TTGCTGCTGTTCCTGATGGCATGAAAGCGTGGGAGATTCTTAAAGCAAGGCCCCGTAATGTAGATCTTATATTGGCGGAAGTTGAATTACCATCAATGTCTGGATTTTCTCTGCTAACTCTGATCATGGGGCACGAGACTTGCAAAAATATTCCTGTTATAA TGATGTCATCTGAAGATTCTATCAGCACCGTTTATAAATGCATGATGAAAGGTGCAGCAGACTATCTTGTTAAGCCCTTAAGGAGAAATGAACTGAGTCATCTGTGGCAACATGTTTGGAGAAGACAAGCA TCATCCAATGTAAGAACTGACATTCAAGAAAAGGTTGAAGTCACTTCAGAAAATGAGACTGCAAGCAACCACTCCACTGATTATGTTGCTGGAGTTGAGAGGAATGATAACAACACTGAGAAAGGGAGTGATACTCAG AGCTCTTCTACAAAGGTAGATTTTGAGGCTGGTAGTAAGATGCAGGAAAGTTCACAGCCGAGGCAGGAAAAAGCCTCTTCAAATGACTTCAAGCTACAGAAAGATGGGGGTCACATCAATTTGAGTCAGAGATTGGCTATACATGAAAATGAATCTGGAG GATTGGCAATGAGTTGCTATGCCAATGATGATTTACCAATTACACTTAGCATGGGTCTTGAGCCGACCAATGATGGGAGAAGTCCTTATATTGCTAGTGAAGCAGAGGATTTGCTTGCCAACCCATCTAGAGATGCAACTGCGTTGAATCATGCCTGTATCAATTATCCCGATGACTACCAAAGAAGATCTCCTTCCACTGTTGCTGCCACAAACAATTTCGGCTCTGCTCTTCATTTGGATCTTTCCCTAAGAAGATGTCAACCGAATGATTTTGAGGACCGTGCTGCAGAAGGACGAGCTACCCTCAAACATTCCAGTGCTTCAGCTTTTACAAG ATACACTTCCAGGCCATTGCAAACACTTCCAGCAAAATCAAGCAGTATCTGTgatgaacaaaaagaatttgGAAGCAATCCCGAGCATATTGGAAGTATTGCTGCTACTCCtacctctgataccattaatACTACGCTAAGTCTGCAAAACAGTAATACTTCTATGCCCCTGATGACAAGTCTATCTGCTCTCTCTGAAGTTGCAAAATCAAGTACTTCAGAGACAGAAACCCCTCATCAAGTTACAGTGAAAGATTTGATGTCTAGTAGTCAATGCTCGGGCCATGGCTCTTTACTTTCTCCCAACTTGTGCACACAAGGGG GTGCGTCATCGTCTCCATGCTCAACTTTAGTCACTCATCCCGAACCCATCTTGGCAAAACAGACAGTTTATCCCCTAAACCTTGAGAATCATAATTTGGAGCAGTTTCTGAACCAGCATCCCAACACAAGTGATCCAGGAAGCCGAAAGTTAGAGAACTCAGGGAAGAAGTTGGAGTATGCAGAAAATCAAGGCCATATATCACCTACCACTGATCACAGTGCAAACAGTAGTCTATGTGGTGGTAACACAAGTCATGTTCGAAGCGTGGGATATCCTagcacatgcggaagcaacaACAATGTCGACCGGGTTGGCATTGCTGCAAGGGTTACATCTGAGAGCAAAAATGAAGAAGCTTTGTCTTATCAAGGAGGAGATCCTCACCGGAGCAGTCAAAGAGAAGCAGCTCTAACAAAGTTCCGACTGAAGCGAAAAGATCGATGTTATGATAAAAAG GTGCGTTATGAGAGCAGGAAAAAGCTGGCAGAACAGCGTCCTAGAGTGAAGGGTCAGTTTGTCCGTAGAGTATACACTGATGATCCATTGCCTGCAGAAAGCAACGTCAATACATCCAACG GTGAAATTTAA
- the LOC111795336 gene encoding two-component response regulator-like APRR9 isoform X1 gives MAEAVVATSEDVDFGYATAEIENNRESSSNGLGIGIKWECLLPKVMLRVLLVEADDSTRQIITALLRKSCYRVAAVPDGMKAWEILKARPRNVDLILAEVELPSMSGFSLLTLIMGHETCKNIPVIMMSSEDSISTVYKCMMKGAADYLVKPLRRNELSHLWQHVWRRQASSNVRTDIQEKVEVTSENETASNHSTDYVAGVERNDNNTEKGSDTQSSSTKVDFEAGSKMQESSQPRQEKASSNDFKLQKDGGHINLSQRLAIHENESGGLAMSCYANDDLPITLSMGLEPTNDGRSPYIASEAEDLLANPSRDATALNHACINYPDDYQRRSPSTVAATNNFGSALHLDLSLRRCQPNDFEDRAAEGRATLKHSSASAFTRYTSRPLQTLPAKSSSICDEQKEFGSNPEHIGSIAATPTSDTINTTLSLQNSNTSMPLMTSLSALSEVAKSSTSETETPHQVTVKDLMSSSQCSGHGSLLSPNLCTQGGASSSPCSTLVTHPEPILAKQTVYPLNLENHNLEQFLNQHPNTSDPGSRKLENSGKKLEYAENQGHISPTTDHSANSSLCGGNTSHVRSVGYPSTCGSNNNVDRVGIAARVTSESKNEEALSYQGGDPHRSSQREAALTKFRLKRKDRCYDKKVRYESRKKLAEQRPRVKGQFVRRVYTDDPLPAESNVNTSNGEI, from the exons ATGGCTGAGGCCGTGGTGGCGACTTCTGAGGATGTGGATTTTGGTTATGCGACGGCCGAGATCGAGAACAATAGAGAAAGCAGTTCAAATGGACTTGGGATTGGGATCAAGTGGGAGTGCCTTTTGCCCAAGGTTATGCTCAGGGTCTTGCTCGTTGAAGCGGACGATTCCACCAGACAGATTATCACTGCTCTTCTCCGCAAGTCCTGCTACCGAg TTGCTGCTGTTCCTGATGGCATGAAAGCGTGGGAGATTCTTAAAGCAAGGCCCCGTAATGTAGATCTTATATTGGCGGAAGTTGAATTACCATCAATGTCTGGATTTTCTCTGCTAACTCTGATCATGGGGCACGAGACTTGCAAAAATATTCCTGTTATAA TGATGTCATCTGAAGATTCTATCAGCACCGTTTATAAATGCATGATGAAAGGTGCAGCAGACTATCTTGTTAAGCCCTTAAGGAGAAATGAACTGAGTCATCTGTGGCAACATGTTTGGAGAAGACAAGCA TCATCCAATGTAAGAACTGACATTCAAGAAAAGGTTGAAGTCACTTCAGAAAATGAGACTGCAAGCAACCACTCCACTGATTATGTTGCTGGAGTTGAGAGGAATGATAACAACACTGAGAAAGGGAGTGATACTCAG AGCTCTTCTACAAAGGTAGATTTTGAGGCTGGTAGTAAGATGCAGGAAAGTTCACAGCCGAGGCAGGAAAAAGCCTCTTCAAATGACTTCAAGCTACAGAAAGATGGGGGTCACATCAATTTGAGTCAGAGATTGGCTATACATGAAAATGAATCTGGAG GATTGGCAATGAGTTGCTATGCCAATGATGATTTACCAATTACACTTAGCATGGGTCTTGAGCCGACCAATGATGGGAGAAGTCCTTATATTGCTAGTGAAGCAGAGGATTTGCTTGCCAACCCATCTAGAGATGCAACTGCGTTGAATCATGCCTGTATCAATTATCCCGATGACTACCAAAGAAGATCTCCTTCCACTGTTGCTGCCACAAACAATTTCGGCTCTGCTCTTCATTTGGATCTTTCCCTAAGAAGATGTCAACCGAATGATTTTGAGGACCGTGCTGCAGAAGGACGAGCTACCCTCAAACATTCCAGTGCTTCAGCTTTTACAAG ATACACTTCCAGGCCATTGCAAACACTTCCAGCAAAATCAAGCAGTATCTGTgatgaacaaaaagaatttgGAAGCAATCCCGAGCATATTGGAAGTATTGCTGCTACTCCtacctctgataccattaatACTACGCTAAGTCTGCAAAACAGTAATACTTCTATGCCCCTGATGACAAGTCTATCTGCTCTCTCTGAAGTTGCAAAATCAAGTACTTCAGAGACAGAAACCCCTCATCAAGTTACAGTGAAAGATTTGATGTCTAGTAGTCAATGCTCGGGCCATGGCTCTTTACTTTCTCCCAACTTGTGCACACAAGGGG GTGCGTCATCGTCTCCATGCTCAACTTTAGTCACTCATCCCGAACCCATCTTGGCAAAACAGACAGTTTATCCCCTAAACCTTGAGAATCATAATTTGGAGCAGTTTCTGAACCAGCATCCCAACACAAGTGATCCAGGAAGCCGAAAGTTAGAGAACTCAGGGAAGAAGTTGGAGTATGCAGAAAATCAAGGCCATATATCACCTACCACTGATCACAGTGCAAACAGTAGTCTATGTGGTGGTAACACAAGTCATGTTCGAAGCGTGGGATATCCTagcacatgcggaagcaacaACAATGTCGACCGGGTTGGCATTGCTGCAAGGGTTACATCTGAGAGCAAAAATGAAGAAGCTTTGTCTTATCAAGGAGGAGATCCTCACCGGAGCAGTCAAAGAGAAGCAGCTCTAACAAAGTTCCGACTGAAGCGAAAAGATCGATGTTATGATAAAAAG GTGCGTTATGAGAGCAGGAAAAAGCTGGCAGAACAGCGTCCTAGAGTGAAGGGTCAGTTTGTCCGTAGAGTATACACTGATGATCCATTGCCTGCAGAAAGCAACGTCAATACATCCAACG GTGAAATTTAA
- the LOC111795336 gene encoding two-component response regulator-like APRR9 isoform X2 gives MAEAVVATSEDVDFGYATAEIENNRESSSNGLGIGIKWECLLPKVMLRVLLVEADDSTRQIITALLRKSCYRVAAVPDGMKAWEILKARPRNVDLILAEVELPSMSGFSLLTLIMGHETCKNIPVIMMSSEDSISTVYKCMMKGAADYLVKPLRRNELSHLWQHVWRRQASSNVRTDIQEKVEVTSENETASNHSTDYVAGVERNDNNTEKGSDTQSSSTKVDFEAGSKMQESSQPRQEKASSNDFKLQKDGGHINLSQRLAIHENESGGLAMSCYANDDLPITLSMGLEPTNDGRSPYIASEAEDLLANPSRDATALNHACINYPDDYQRRSPSTVAATNNFGSALHLDLSLRRCQPNDFEDRAAEGRATLKHSSASAFTRYTSRPLQTLPAKSSSICDEQKEFGSNPEHIGSIAATPTSDTINTTLSLQNSNTSMPLMTSLSALSEVAKSSTSETETPHQVTVKDLMSSSQCSGHHSLLSPNLCTQGGASSSPCSTLVTHPEPILAKQTVYPLNLENHNLEQFLNQHPNTSDPGSRKLENSGKKLEYAENQGHISPTTDHSANSSLCGGNTSHVRSVGYPSTCGSNNNVDRVGIAARVTSESKNEEALSYQGGDPHRSSQREAALTKFRLKRKDRCYDKKVRYESRKKLAEQRPRVKGQFVRRVYTDDPLPAESNVNTSNGEI, from the exons ATGGCTGAGGCCGTGGTGGCGACTTCTGAGGATGTGGATTTTGGTTATGCGACGGCCGAGATCGAGAACAATAGAGAAAGCAGTTCAAATGGACTTGGGATTGGGATCAAGTGGGAGTGCCTTTTGCCCAAGGTTATGCTCAGGGTCTTGCTCGTTGAAGCGGACGATTCCACCAGACAGATTATCACTGCTCTTCTCCGCAAGTCCTGCTACCGAg TTGCTGCTGTTCCTGATGGCATGAAAGCGTGGGAGATTCTTAAAGCAAGGCCCCGTAATGTAGATCTTATATTGGCGGAAGTTGAATTACCATCAATGTCTGGATTTTCTCTGCTAACTCTGATCATGGGGCACGAGACTTGCAAAAATATTCCTGTTATAA TGATGTCATCTGAAGATTCTATCAGCACCGTTTATAAATGCATGATGAAAGGTGCAGCAGACTATCTTGTTAAGCCCTTAAGGAGAAATGAACTGAGTCATCTGTGGCAACATGTTTGGAGAAGACAAGCA TCATCCAATGTAAGAACTGACATTCAAGAAAAGGTTGAAGTCACTTCAGAAAATGAGACTGCAAGCAACCACTCCACTGATTATGTTGCTGGAGTTGAGAGGAATGATAACAACACTGAGAAAGGGAGTGATACTCAG AGCTCTTCTACAAAGGTAGATTTTGAGGCTGGTAGTAAGATGCAGGAAAGTTCACAGCCGAGGCAGGAAAAAGCCTCTTCAAATGACTTCAAGCTACAGAAAGATGGGGGTCACATCAATTTGAGTCAGAGATTGGCTATACATGAAAATGAATCTGGAG GATTGGCAATGAGTTGCTATGCCAATGATGATTTACCAATTACACTTAGCATGGGTCTTGAGCCGACCAATGATGGGAGAAGTCCTTATATTGCTAGTGAAGCAGAGGATTTGCTTGCCAACCCATCTAGAGATGCAACTGCGTTGAATCATGCCTGTATCAATTATCCCGATGACTACCAAAGAAGATCTCCTTCCACTGTTGCTGCCACAAACAATTTCGGCTCTGCTCTTCATTTGGATCTTTCCCTAAGAAGATGTCAACCGAATGATTTTGAGGACCGTGCTGCAGAAGGACGAGCTACCCTCAAACATTCCAGTGCTTCAGCTTTTACAAG ATACACTTCCAGGCCATTGCAAACACTTCCAGCAAAATCAAGCAGTATCTGTgatgaacaaaaagaatttgGAAGCAATCCCGAGCATATTGGAAGTATTGCTGCTACTCCtacctctgataccattaatACTACGCTAAGTCTGCAAAACAGTAATACTTCTATGCCCCTGATGACAAGTCTATCTGCTCTCTCTGAAGTTGCAAAATCAAGTACTTCAGAGACAGAAACCCCTCATCAAGTTACAGTGAAAGATTTGATGTCT AGTAGTCAATGCTCGGGCCATCATTCTTTACTTTCTCCCAACTTGTGCACACAAGGGGGTGCGTCATCGTCTCCATGCTCAACTTTAGTCACTCATCCCGAACCCATCTTGGCAAAACAGACAGTTTATCCCCTAAACCTTGAGAATCATAATTTGGAGCAGTTTCTGAACCAGCATCCCAACACAAGTGATCCAGGAAGCCGAAAGTTAGAGAACTCAGGGAAGAAGTTGGAGTATGCAGAAAATCAAGGCCATATATCACCTACCACTGATCACAGTGCAAACAGTAGTCTATGTGGTGGTAACACAAGTCATGTTCGAAGCGTGGGATATCCTagcacatgcggaagcaacaACAATGTCGACCGGGTTGGCATTGCTGCAAGGGTTACATCTGAGAGCAAAAATGAAGAAGCTTTGTCTTATCAAGGAGGAGATCCTCACCGGAGCAGTCAAAGAGAAGCAGCTCTAACAAAGTTCCGACTGAAGCGAAAAGATCGATGTTATGATAAAAAG GTGCGTTATGAGAGCAGGAAAAAGCTGGCAGAACAGCGTCCTAGAGTGAAGGGTCAGTTTGTCCGTAGAGTATACACTGATGATCCATTGCCTGCAGAAAGCAACGTCAATACATCCAACG GTGAAATTTAA
- the LOC111795368 gene encoding serine/arginine-rich splicing factor SR34A-like isoform X1, which produces MSSRFSRTIYVGNLPSDIRENEIEDLFYKFLWQYGRILDIELKIPPRPPCYCFVEFENVRDAEDAIRGRDGYNFDGCRLRVELAHGGRGPSSSDHRSNYGGSGGGGGGGGGGRFGVSKRSEYRVIVRGLPSSASWQDLKDHMRKAGDVCFAEVSHDSEGTFGTVDYTNYDDMKYAIRKLDDTEFKNPWARAYIRVKKYEGSPTRGRSRNRSRSRSRSRSRSRSRSRSARRNRSKSAEQSVSRSVSRSRSLSPVKSSRRRSKSRSGSPREAREGSG; this is translated from the exons ATGAGTAGTCGTTTTTCCCGCACGATATATGTTGGAAACTTGCCCTCGGACATAAGAgagaatgaaattgaagatttGTTCTACAag TTCCTTTGGCAGTATGGTCGAATTTTGGATATTGAATTGAAGATTCCGCCGCGCCCTCCATGTTATTGTTTTGTGGAG TTTGAGAATGTTAGGGATGCAGAAGATGCAATTCGAGGTCGTGATGGATATAATTTTGATGGTTGCCGCCTAAGG GTTGAACTTGCACATGGTGGTAGAGGCCCTTCATCAAGTGATCATCGTAGCAATTATGGTGgcagtggtggtggtggtggtggtggtggtggaggacgTTTTGGTGTTTCAAAACGATCAGAATATCGAG TTATTGTACGGGGACTCCCATCTTCTGCTTCTTGGCAGGATTTGAAG GATCATATGCGCAAGGCTGGTGATGTGTGTTTTGCTGAAGTTTCCCATGACAGCGAAG GGACATTTGGGACTGTTGATTATACAAACTATGACGACATGAAGTATGCT ATTCGAAAACTTGACGATACAGAATTCAAAAATCCTTGGGCAAGAGCATACATTCGG GTGAAAAAGTACGAAGGCAGTCCCACTAGGGGTCGGAGCAGAAACAGAAGCAGAAGCCGTAGTAGGAGCCGGAGCCGGAGCCGAAGCCGAAGCCGAAGTGCGAGGCGAAATAGGAG CAAATCAGCCGAACAATCTGTTTCTAGATCAGTTTCAAGATCAAGATCTCTATCCCCTGTTAAATCTTCAAG ACGACGTTCAAAATCAAGATCTGGATCACCACGTGAG GCACGAGAAGGTAGCGGATGA
- the LOC111795368 gene encoding serine/arginine-rich splicing factor SR34A-like isoform X2, with product MSSRFSRTIYVGNLPSDIRENEIEDLFYKYGRILDIELKIPPRPPCYCFVEFENVRDAEDAIRGRDGYNFDGCRLRVELAHGGRGPSSSDHRSNYGGSGGGGGGGGGGRFGVSKRSEYRVIVRGLPSSASWQDLKDHMRKAGDVCFAEVSHDSEGTFGTVDYTNYDDMKYAIRKLDDTEFKNPWARAYIRVKKYEGSPTRGRSRNRSRSRSRSRSRSRSRSRSARRNRSKSAEQSVSRSVSRSRSLSPVKSSRRRSKSRSGSPREAREGSG from the exons ATGAGTAGTCGTTTTTCCCGCACGATATATGTTGGAAACTTGCCCTCGGACATAAGAgagaatgaaattgaagatttGTTCTACAag TATGGTCGAATTTTGGATATTGAATTGAAGATTCCGCCGCGCCCTCCATGTTATTGTTTTGTGGAG TTTGAGAATGTTAGGGATGCAGAAGATGCAATTCGAGGTCGTGATGGATATAATTTTGATGGTTGCCGCCTAAGG GTTGAACTTGCACATGGTGGTAGAGGCCCTTCATCAAGTGATCATCGTAGCAATTATGGTGgcagtggtggtggtggtggtggtggtggtggaggacgTTTTGGTGTTTCAAAACGATCAGAATATCGAG TTATTGTACGGGGACTCCCATCTTCTGCTTCTTGGCAGGATTTGAAG GATCATATGCGCAAGGCTGGTGATGTGTGTTTTGCTGAAGTTTCCCATGACAGCGAAG GGACATTTGGGACTGTTGATTATACAAACTATGACGACATGAAGTATGCT ATTCGAAAACTTGACGATACAGAATTCAAAAATCCTTGGGCAAGAGCATACATTCGG GTGAAAAAGTACGAAGGCAGTCCCACTAGGGGTCGGAGCAGAAACAGAAGCAGAAGCCGTAGTAGGAGCCGGAGCCGGAGCCGAAGCCGAAGCCGAAGTGCGAGGCGAAATAGGAG CAAATCAGCCGAACAATCTGTTTCTAGATCAGTTTCAAGATCAAGATCTCTATCCCCTGTTAAATCTTCAAG ACGACGTTCAAAATCAAGATCTGGATCACCACGTGAG GCACGAGAAGGTAGCGGATGA